DNA from Gramella sp. MAR_2010_147:
AATAGATAAGATCCCTGTCACTGGAAAGATTTTCTATATCCCTATTGCTAAAATAATCAAGAAGAGGCATCAGGTAGCTTCCCTGGTGCGCGAGCGTTTCCTTATCAAGGTTTTTTGGAAGATCATTTGCCGTATGATAATCAAAATGGTCATCTATAAAAGCAAAATTATATCCATTGATATCTCCCTCTTCCCTTAAAACCGTGAGATCTGTATCGTTAGGAAGCATTTTGTAAATGCTATATGCCAGGGAGTTAGTGACCGGGAAATCAACATCAGCCTCTTTAAAGGCTTCAATTAATTTTGCGTTTTTCCCATTAGTTTCCAGGAGCATAAAAGGATTTCCTCCACTGCCGCGTGCTTCAAAATTTAAAGCAAGCTTTGCGTCTTTAGCCCATGGATGATCTTTAATAAAAAGTCCGGCACCATTTAATCCCAGCTCTTCAGCATCTGTAAAAAGGAGAATAATATCATTTTGATGTTCTGGGTTCTTTTCAAGAAAAGCTCTTATGCCTTCCAGTATGGTTGCTACCCCACTTCCGGCATCACTTGCGCCATATGAAGAATGCATCGCAGAATCATAATGCGTCATTAATACAAGTGCATCACCATTCCTGGAGCCGTCAATTCTGGCAAGTATATTTTGTGGTTTAACAAGGACTCCGTGTTTATTAAGATGATAAGCCTCCTGGGTTTGGACTTCGAGACCCATTTTTTGAAGTTGATCTACGATATAGTTTCTCGCCTTACTGTGAGCAGGACTACCCACGTAATGAGGTTCTTTTGCTATCGCTTCTACATGCTCAAAAGCACGGGAGGTAGAAAAGTTGGTTAAATTACCATTTGTATCAGGATCAAAATCAGGTTGGTCAAAATTAAAACTTAACCATACCGTGAAGATGATCAGGAGAAAGGCGATTAAGCCAGTAAATCGGTTAGTCATGAATTTAGGTTCAGAAGTCTTAAAGTTAAATAAGTTTTATAATTAGACAAGAAAATAACTCCTGTGCCACTAAACTAAAAATCCTTATATTTAAGTAATTAGTAATCAAAAACTTAATGCTATGGGTATAAAAAGTTTTATGGGAAGGCGGGCAGCGCCAGAAAAACCTGCAGAAACACCTATTTCTGTAAAGGATTATATGACTCAAAATCTTGTCACTTTTACAGAAAATGAAAATATCATGGATGTGATGGAAAAACTAATCAAGCATGGTATTTCTGGTGGTTGCGTGGTCAACGAAAAAATGGAATTACTGGGAATGATTTCTGAAGGGGACTGTATGAAAGAGATTTCAGATAGCCGTTACTACAATATGCCTATGACAGATTTAACTGTTGGTAAAAGAATGATAACGACTGTGGAAACGATAGATGGTAATATGAATGTGCTGGAGGCAGCACGAAAATTTACAGAACTTAAATTTAGGAGGTTTCCAATTATTGAGAATGGAAAACTTGTAGGGCAAATTAGCCAAAGGGATGTTTTAAATGCAGCTTTAAAATTAAAAGGTCATACCTGGAATTATTGAAGAATTTGAGTATTGTTTCCGGTCGAATAACAACAGGAGCTATAAAATAAATAATTTATGGTTTAATAGGTTTTATGTTGTCTTGATCTCAGGTAAATCACATATGGCAGTCTGAAAAATTACTATTTCCTTTTTACCAGCGCATAAAAATCATTTTCTAATTTTAGGTAACCCTGGTCATAAATAAAGAAATATTGATTCCCGGTTTTTGTAGTATAGATACTGGTAAAAAATTCAAAATTAAAGCCCCTTGTAAGTAATTTGTTTCTGGAAACCGATGTTTTCCCATTGGGATTTAATTCTTCCAGAATACGGTAATTTTTACGAAGCAGGTTATTGGTGTTTCTTATGAGTTTGCTAGAATCCTTATTTGCATTATTATGGAAAGCATTTCGACAGTAGTCGCTGCAAAACTTTTTATCGGTTCGGCCTATAATTTTCTCTCCGCACTCCGGGCAAGATTTTTCCATATTGAAATATAACTAAAAAAAGCGGAGATGCGAATTAAGGAGAACATTCTAATTGGTGGGCTTAAAGGTACCTGAAGCATTAGCCTCAAAAGTCATTTCAGGAATATTATTTTCAGCTTCAATCAGTGCATTTACGTCCAGCGAGACCCTCCATTGCAAACTGCCTGTCTTTTCTCCGTTAATTTCTCCTGAGGTTATCGGGAAATACCCTGTTCGTCCGCAAAAACAGAATTTTCCCAGATAAGATTGGGTACTTTCAAAACTATCCTGGTTTATGGTGAAATTTTCCGTGGCTGGATCAAGTTCAAAATACACCACTTCCGTAAATTCGTCATCGGCAATTTCTGGTCTTCCTTCTGTAGAATATCGATACTCAAAAACGAGTTTGTTTCCGCTTTGAACTTCTATAAATGTACCATTTTCGGTATTGGTAAATACAAGTGAAGAGTCGGGGTAGACAATATAATTTGCATCATCTGGATTATTGCGGGGATGATCATCAGATTTACTACAGGAGATTAAGAAGACCGATATTAGTAATAATAAAACTATATTTTTCATGATGAAATTTTCTCTTTCTCTAAGTAGATGAGTTTAAGCCGGAAAGGTTGCGTCCTTATGTTCATTAAACATTAAAATCATAATCTCTTTCTACTTTTGAAATCCTGATTTTATATGATCTATACCATTGATCTTTTCCTAGTTTTTGCGCCATGATATGATCTGTATTTTCCTTCCATTTTCTAATGCTTTCCAGGTCTTGCCAGTAAGATATACTAATGCCAATTTCAGATCTGGCCGATTCAAATCCAAGATATCCCGGTTGTAACTTAGCTAAAGCTTCCATTTTTTCAGCCATTTCAGAATATCCTTCATGATCATTTCTCATTTCAGAAATAAAAATTATTGCGTAATAAGGTGGTTTTGGTGTACTGGCTATCATGGTTTCAGGAAAAGAAGGTTTAATAATCTTGGAGAGGTGTTTCTATTTTCGTCGAACCACTCGTTCAATCTTTTTAGTTGAAAACCGGCGGCATGGGCGGCATTGAGATATTCTGAAATATGATGCGTAAAGGTTTCAAGTTCAATTAACCCATCTCCCGACTCAAATCTGGCTTTTGTGCCATTATATTGCTTAAATGGATGTAATTCTGAAATAAAAAAATATCCGCCAGATTCTAATTTTGAAAATGCCTGATTAAAGATGAATTCAAGATCTTTAATATGCTCCAGAATTAAATTGCAGGTAATAAGGTCATATTTCTCTAAGGTCCAGTCCCAAATTTTCGTAATATCTGCTTTCTGAAAAATTACTTTTGAATGACTGATCTTACTTTTTGCGAGATTCAGCATTTCCTCTGAAAAATCTACTGCCAAAATATTAGATGCTCTGGATTGTAACCATTCAGTATTTTTTCCCGTACCGCAACCAAGTTCCAGAACAGAATTGAATTCTAAATCTGTTAGAACATGACGCGTAACTTTTTTATCCATGTCCCGGGTGCGATTTTTATTGGTGTCATACTGCGAAGACCATTGGTTGTATGCTTTTTCTATACTCATCTTGAAATAAAAAGTAAAATAAGGCTTAGGATAACTCCATAGATGGCGAAAAATACACTTTT
Protein-coding regions in this window:
- a CDS encoding CBS domain-containing protein, whose product is MGIKSFMGRRAAPEKPAETPISVKDYMTQNLVTFTENENIMDVMEKLIKHGISGGCVVNEKMELLGMISEGDCMKEISDSRYYNMPMTDLTVGKRMITTVETIDGNMNVLEAARKFTELKFRRFPIIENGKLVGQISQRDVLNAALKLKGHTWNY
- a CDS encoding class I SAM-dependent methyltransferase, whose product is MSIEKAYNQWSSQYDTNKNRTRDMDKKVTRHVLTDLEFNSVLELGCGTGKNTEWLQSRASNILAVDFSEEMLNLAKSKISHSKVIFQKADITKIWDWTLEKYDLITCNLILEHIKDLEFIFNQAFSKLESGGYFFISELHPFKQYNGTKARFESGDGLIELETFTHHISEYLNAAHAAGFQLKRLNEWFDENRNTSPRLLNLLFLKP
- a CDS encoding antibiotic biosynthesis monooxygenase codes for the protein MIASTPKPPYYAIIFISEMRNDHEGYSEMAEKMEALAKLQPGYLGFESARSEIGISISYWQDLESIRKWKENTDHIMAQKLGKDQWYRSYKIRISKVERDYDFNV